One genomic region from Apteryx mantelli isolate bAptMan1 chromosome 7, bAptMan1.hap1, whole genome shotgun sequence encodes:
- the SLC18A3 gene encoding vesicular acetylcholine transporter produces the protein MAGAGDAGRARAAVARLSDAVGERRRRLGTAMQDARRQRRLLLVIVCVALLLDNMLYMVIVPIIPDYIAAMRGGGGAAPAPPAGGNESGGGGGNRSRLFARYPAAAAAAAGNEDVQIGVLFASKAILQLLVNPLSGTFIDRVGYDVPLLIGLAVMFLSTATFAFAENYATLFAARSLQGLGSAFADTAGIAMIADRYAEEPARSRALGTALAFISFGSLAAPPFGGVLYQFAGKRVPFLVLACVCLLDGLLLLALVPPCAGGARANMPVGTPIHRLMADPYIAVVAGALTTCNIPLAFLEPTIANWMKESMGATEWEMGLTWLPAFFPHVLGVYVTVRLAAKYPHLQWFYGALGMAIIGASSCVVPACRNFGQVVVPLCGICFGIALVDTALLPTLAFLVDVRHVSVYGSIYAIADISYSVAYALGPIVAGQIVHTMGFVQLNLGMGLANVLYAPVLLFLKNVCQMKPSHSERNILLEEAPKGLYDTIKMEERKGKGKSLHPAGETEENNVDSYHRDLAGASEEDCSDYEYS, from the coding sequence atggcgggcgcgggggacgcggggcgggcgcgggccgccgTGGCGCGGCTCTCGGACGCCgtgggcgagcggcggcggcggctgggcacGGCGATGCAGgacgcgcggcggcagcggcggctgctgctggtcATCGTGTGCGTGGCGCTGCTGCTGGACAACATGCTCTACATGGTCATCGTGCCCATCATCCCCGACTACATCGCGGCGatgcgcggcggggggggcgccgcgcccgcgcccccggcGGGGGGCAacgagagcggcggcggcggcggcaaccGGAGCCGGCTCTTCGCGCGgtacccggcggcggcggcggcggcggcgggcaacGAGGACGTGCAGATCGGGGTGCTCTTCGCCTCCAAGGCCATCCTGCAGCTGCTGGTGAACCCCCTCAGCGGCACCTTCATCGACCGCGTGGGCTACGACGTGCCGCTGCTCATCGGCCTCGCCGTCATGTTCCTCTCCACCGCCACCTTCGCCTTCGCGGAGAACTACGCGACGCTGTTCGCGGCGCGCAgcctgcaggggctgggctcGGCCTTCGCCGACACGGCCGGCATCGCCATGATCGCCGACCGCTACGCCGAGGAGCCGGCGCGCAGCCGCGCCCTGGGCACGGCGCTGGCCTTCATCTCCTTCGGCAGCCTGGCGGCGCCCCCCTTCGGCGGCGTCCTCTACCAGTTCGCCGGCAAGCGGGTGCCCTTCCTGGTGCTGGCCTGCGTCTGCCTCCTCGACGGGCTGCTGCTGCTCGCCCTGGTGCCGCCCtgcgccggcggggcgcgggccaaCATGCCCGTCGGCACCCCCATCCACCGCCTCATGGCCGACCCCTACATCGCCGTGGTGGCCGGCGCCCTCACCACCTGCAACATCCCCCTCGCCTTCCTGGAGCCCACCATCGCCAACTGGATGAAGGAGTCCATGGGGGCCACGGAGTGGGAGATGGGCCTCACCTGGCTGCCCGCCTTCTTCCCCCACGTGCTGGGCGTCTACGTCACCGTCAGGCTGGCCGCCAAGTACCCCCACCTCCAGTGGTTTTACGGGGCCCTCGGCATGGCCATCATCGGCGCCAGCTCCTGCGTGGTGCCAGCCTGTAGGAATTTCGGGCAGGTCGTTGTCCCCCTCTGCGGCATCTGCTTCGGGATCGCCCTGGTGGACACGGCCCTGCTGCCCACCCTGGCCTTCCTGGTGGATGTGCGCCACGTGTCCGTCTATGGCAGCATCTATGCCATCGCAGACATCTCCTACTCCGTGGCGTATGCCCTGGGGCCCATCGTGGCCGGCCAGATCGTGCACACCATGGGTTTCGTGCAGCTGAACCTGGGAATGGGTCTCGCCAATGTGCTTTATGCCCCTGTTCTCCTCTTCCTCAAAAATGTCTGCCAAATGAAACCCTCTCACTCGGAGAGGAACATCCTCCTGGAAGAAGCACCTAAAGGACTCTATGACACCATTAAAATGGAGGAGCGCAAAGGCAAGGGCAAAAGCCTCCATCCAGCGGGTGAAACGGAGGAGAACAATGTGGACTCTTACCACAGAGACCTGGCAGGGGCGTCTGAGGAGGACTGTTCAGACTATGAATACAGTTAG